Proteins from one Pirellulales bacterium genomic window:
- a CDS encoding pentapeptide repeat-containing protein, with protein sequence MIEIRHKTTQDVLLRLDAAKSLRQQSLASARLRDACLANQDLREADLSNADLRDCDLRGADLTGARLNHSVLSGANLQGARLDAAQLINGLLIGCNLCGASLVGANLRYAKLAGAVLRKADLTKADLSMADLRANFEEAKLNGSDLRGANLSGANLVMVNLEGANLTGADLANARLLRAKMEGMIDPAGRGTVAKPSQVVKKPPARPWWRLWG encoded by the coding sequence GTGATCGAGATTCGTCATAAGACGACGCAGGATGTGTTGCTGCGCCTCGACGCGGCCAAATCTTTGCGTCAGCAAAGTCTGGCGTCGGCTCGGCTGCGTGACGCGTGCCTGGCGAATCAGGACTTGCGCGAGGCCGACCTTTCGAATGCCGATCTGCGCGACTGCGACCTGCGCGGAGCCGATCTCACCGGCGCGCGGCTGAACCACTCTGTGCTCAGCGGCGCGAACCTGCAGGGAGCCCGCCTCGATGCCGCGCAACTGATCAACGGACTGCTGATCGGCTGCAACCTGTGCGGTGCGTCGTTGGTAGGAGCCAACTTGCGCTACGCCAAGCTGGCCGGCGCCGTATTGCGCAAGGCAGACCTGACAAAAGCCGACCTAAGCATGGCCGACCTGCGCGCCAACTTCGAGGAGGCCAAGCTCAACGGGAGCGATCTGCGCGGAGCAAACCTCTCCGGGGCCAACCTGGTGATGGTCAATCTCGAAGGCGCCAACCTGACCGGCGCCGATCTGGCCAACGCCCGTTTGCTTCGGGCCAAGATGGAAGGGATGATCGATCCGGCGGGCAGGGGTACCGTCGCCAAGCCCTCGCAGGTCGTCAAAAAACCGCCGGCCAGGCCTTGGTGGCGCCTCTGGGGTTAG
- a CDS encoding response regulator encodes MHEAHLLLAAAGFFAAAAFAARRIYRRSGSSSPVPPALPSWPGVVPAFAALGDRHGGAEEQLRQSEEKYRILIENANDAIVIVQDGMVRFHNPRTTELLGYSAEQLGGVSFIDVIHPDDRAMVAERYLQRLAGLEVPSRYTFRVVGAAGRNYWVEINSVLVTWNGHPGTLCFLRDINEQKQAEEELRRSEARNRAILDATPDMFFVVARDGTCLECRATPDYFFIPMSEFIGVRLTEYFPGELAERFLNGIRRTLDSGELTTFEVRLPTPMGIRHLEMRVAVYGPETVLFVVRDVTSRKRAEDELLVAKQAAEAANRAKSHFLANMSHEIRTPMNGIIGMVELALQTDLSRQQRRYLEAVLESAEFLLSLINTVLDFSKIEAGRLELDPQPFALRDALGDTVNALALRAHEKQLELVCHVRADVPDRLIGDSGRLRQIVFNLVGNAIKFTAAGEVVVRVGRQRAADHGVMLLFEVCDTGIGIPSDKLETIFEPFRQVDESTTRNYGGTGLGLSICRELVEMMGGQMWVESEPGQGSRFSFTARLQIAAEEEPLLPTALDGQRVLVVDDSRSSRKALLETLQAWRMRPQTVGTAEQARAALSEADDAGDSYRVVLLDVALDGRDSLGLAREIQARPQAPAVVLMLTHVDEQSDWVQEHVLAAPATLAKPIKPSDLLETITAMLCDRQSPQRALPAAGETWTRCEVPRSVLLAEDNLINQRVAISMLEARGHRVTLATNGRQAVECCLGGQFDVVLMDIQMPEMSGLEATAAIRAAEAERGGHVPIVALTAHALPEDRQRCRDAGMDGYVAKPLRPRELFAAVESHAAANPCGELPQPAAPTMLGDAPGDEELYDRGAALSSVNGDVELLRELMTLFVAECPKQLAELREAVVAADGPRLRRAAHTLKNTLGYFGAHATMHDASAVENAAREGDLHAAAELTESLLPRINRLRQRLAEQVQTRQ; translated from the coding sequence ATGCACGAAGCGCACTTGCTGCTGGCGGCCGCGGGTTTCTTCGCCGCGGCGGCGTTTGCGGCGCGGCGGATCTATCGCCGCTCGGGAAGCAGCTCCCCTGTGCCACCTGCATTGCCGTCGTGGCCGGGGGTGGTTCCTGCGTTCGCCGCTCTGGGCGACCGCCACGGCGGCGCCGAAGAGCAGCTCCGCCAGTCGGAGGAGAAATACCGCATCCTGATCGAGAACGCCAACGATGCGATCGTCATCGTGCAAGACGGGATGGTGCGGTTTCACAATCCCCGTACGACCGAACTACTCGGCTACAGCGCCGAACAGCTCGGCGGGGTTTCGTTCATCGACGTCATCCATCCCGACGACCGCGCCATGGTGGCCGAACGCTATCTGCAGCGGCTGGCCGGGCTCGAGGTGCCCAGCCGTTACACGTTTCGCGTCGTCGGCGCAGCCGGGCGCAACTATTGGGTGGAAATCAACTCGGTGCTGGTCACCTGGAATGGACATCCCGGTACGCTCTGCTTCCTGCGCGACATCAACGAGCAAAAACAGGCTGAAGAAGAGCTCCGCCGCAGCGAGGCCCGTAATCGAGCCATCCTCGACGCCACACCCGACATGTTCTTCGTCGTGGCGCGCGACGGCACCTGTCTCGAATGCCGCGCGACGCCCGACTACTTTTTCATTCCGATGTCCGAATTCATCGGGGTCCGCCTGACGGAGTATTTCCCAGGCGAGCTGGCCGAACGTTTCCTGAACGGGATTCGCCGCACGCTCGATTCAGGCGAGTTGACCACCTTCGAAGTCCGGCTGCCCACGCCGATGGGCATTCGCCATCTGGAAATGCGCGTTGCCGTGTATGGGCCCGAGACCGTCCTGTTCGTCGTGCGCGACGTGACCAGCCGTAAACGTGCCGAAGACGAGCTGCTCGTGGCCAAGCAGGCCGCCGAGGCCGCGAACCGCGCCAAGAGTCACTTCCTGGCCAATATGAGCCACGAAATCCGCACGCCGATGAACGGGATCATCGGCATGGTCGAGCTGGCGCTGCAGACCGATCTCTCGCGTCAGCAGCGCCGCTATCTCGAGGCCGTGCTCGAATCGGCCGAGTTCTTGCTGTCGCTGATCAACACCGTGCTGGACTTTTCGAAGATCGAAGCGGGGCGATTGGAACTCGACCCCCAGCCGTTTGCGCTGCGCGACGCGCTCGGCGACACGGTCAACGCCCTCGCGCTGCGGGCCCATGAGAAACAGCTCGAGCTGGTCTGCCACGTCCGGGCCGACGTGCCGGATCGCCTGATCGGCGACTCGGGCCGTCTGCGCCAAATCGTGTTCAACCTGGTCGGCAACGCGATCAAGTTCACCGCGGCGGGCGAGGTCGTCGTGCGTGTCGGCCGGCAACGCGCCGCCGACCACGGCGTGATGCTGTTGTTCGAGGTCTGCGACACCGGCATCGGCATCCCGTCCGACAAACTCGAGACGATCTTCGAGCCGTTTCGCCAGGTCGACGAATCGACCACCCGCAACTATGGCGGCACCGGCCTGGGCCTGTCCATTTGCCGCGAGTTGGTCGAAATGATGGGCGGCCAGATGTGGGTCGAAAGCGAACCGGGCCAGGGCAGCCGGTTTTCGTTCACCGCGCGGCTGCAGATCGCCGCCGAAGAAGAACCTTTGCTCCCCACCGCGCTCGACGGCCAGCGCGTGCTGGTCGTCGACGACAGCCGCAGCTCGCGCAAGGCATTGCTCGAAACTTTGCAGGCCTGGCGCATGCGCCCGCAGACGGTGGGCACAGCCGAGCAGGCCCGCGCCGCCTTGAGCGAAGCCGACGACGCCGGCGACTCCTACCGCGTCGTGCTGCTGGACGTCGCGCTCGACGGGCGCGACAGCCTGGGCCTGGCCCGCGAAATCCAAGCGCGTCCGCAAGCACCGGCCGTCGTCCTCATGCTGACGCACGTCGACGAGCAAAGCGACTGGGTGCAGGAGCACGTCCTGGCCGCGCCTGCGACGCTGGCCAAGCCGATCAAGCCGTCGGACCTGCTAGAGACGATCACCGCCATGCTGTGCGATCGCCAATCGCCGCAACGCGCGCTGCCCGCCGCGGGCGAGACCTGGACGCGCTGCGAGGTCCCCCGCAGTGTCCTGCTCGCCGAAGACAACTTGATCAACCAACGCGTGGCCATCAGCATGCTCGAGGCCCGTGGGCACCGAGTCACGTTGGCGACCAACGGCCGACAAGCGGTCGAGTGCTGCCTCGGCGGACAATTCGACGTCGTCCTGATGGATATCCAGATGCCCGAGATGAGCGGACTCGAGGCCACGGCCGCGATCCGCGCCGCCGAGGCCGAACGCGGCGGGCACGTGCCGATCGTCGCCCTGACGGCCCATGCCCTGCCCGAGGACCGCCAGCGCTGCCGAGATGCCGGCATGGATGGTTACGTGGCCAAGCCGCTGCGTCCGCGCGAGCTGTTCGCCGCCGTCGAATCGCATGCCGCGGCCAATCCCTGCGGCGAACTGCCGCAACCTGCCGCGCCGACGATGCTGGGCGACGCGCCGGGCGACGAGGAGCTCTACGACCGCGGTGCTGCGCTGTCGAGCGTCAACGGCGACGTCGAGCTGCTGCGCGAACTGATGACTCTATTTGTCGCCGAATGCCCCAAGCAGCTCGCCGAGCTGCGCGAAGCCGTCGTTGCGGCCGACGGGCCCCGGTTGCGCCGCGCCGCACACACGCTGAAAAACACGCTGGGCTACTTCGGGGCTCACGCGACCATGCACGACGCCTCGGCGGTCGAAAACGCTGCCCGCGAGGGCGATTTGCACGCGGCCGCCGAGCTCACCGAATCGTTGCTGCCGCGGATTAACCGGCTGCGGCAACGGCTGGCCGAACAGGTCCAAACACGACAGTAA
- the groL gene encoding chaperonin GroEL (60 kDa chaperone family; promotes refolding of misfolded polypeptides especially under stressful conditions; forms two stacked rings of heptamers to form a barrel-shaped 14mer; ends can be capped by GroES; misfolded proteins enter the barrel where they are refolded when GroES binds) codes for MAKMIAFDQEAREAMRRGVSKLARAVKVTLGPKGRNVILQKSFGSPTVTKDGVTVAKEIDIEDVYENMGARMVREVASKTSDVAGDGTTTATVLAEAIFNEGLKAVVAGVNPVQMKQGIEKAVSDIAEKLHSVSITIKSRKEMAQVAAVASNNDHEIGELLAEAMEKVGKDGVITVDEGKSLKTEVEWVEGMQFDRGYLSPYFVTDPTEMQCVLEDPYVLIYEKKIANVKEVLPVLEAVVNANRPLLIVCEEVEGEALATLVINKLRGTFKCCAVKAPGYGDRRKAMLEDISILTGGTAVFDSLGIKLEGLKLSDLGRAKKVIVDKDNTTIIEGAGSSSNIKARIEQIRREIEISTSDYDREKLEERLAKLAGGVAKVNVGAATESEMKEKKARVEDALHATRAAVAEGILPGGGVALVRAVGSLKPKGLTHDEEVGYNIVLRACRAPLTQIAANAGQDGSIICEKVLAGEANFGYNAATDKFEDLVKAGIIDPTKVTRTALQNAASVATLLLTSDALIADKPKKDAKKGGAGHGGDYDVY; via the coding sequence ATGGCGAAGATGATTGCCTTTGATCAGGAAGCCCGCGAAGCGATGCGCCGCGGCGTGTCGAAGCTGGCCCGGGCCGTCAAGGTCACGCTGGGTCCGAAGGGCCGCAACGTGATCTTGCAAAAGAGCTTTGGCTCGCCGACCGTCACCAAGGACGGCGTGACCGTGGCCAAGGAAATCGACATCGAAGACGTCTATGAGAACATGGGCGCCCGGATGGTCCGCGAAGTCGCCTCGAAGACGAGCGACGTGGCGGGCGACGGCACGACCACGGCCACGGTCTTGGCCGAGGCGATCTTCAACGAGGGCCTGAAGGCCGTTGTGGCGGGCGTCAACCCGGTGCAGATGAAGCAGGGCATCGAGAAGGCCGTCAGCGACATCGCCGAGAAGCTGCACTCGGTGTCGATCACGATCAAGAGCCGCAAGGAGATGGCCCAGGTGGCCGCCGTGGCGAGCAACAACGATCACGAGATCGGCGAGCTGCTGGCCGAGGCCATGGAAAAGGTCGGCAAGGACGGCGTGATCACGGTCGACGAAGGCAAGAGCCTGAAGACCGAGGTCGAATGGGTCGAGGGGATGCAGTTCGACCGTGGCTACCTCTCGCCGTACTTCGTCACCGACCCGACCGAGATGCAGTGCGTGCTCGAAGACCCGTACGTGCTGATCTACGAGAAGAAGATTGCCAACGTCAAGGAAGTGCTGCCCGTACTCGAGGCGGTGGTCAACGCCAACCGCCCGTTGTTGATCGTCTGCGAAGAGGTCGAGGGCGAGGCCCTGGCGACCTTGGTGATCAACAAGCTCCGCGGCACCTTCAAGTGCTGTGCGGTCAAAGCCCCCGGCTACGGCGACCGCCGCAAGGCGATGCTCGAGGATATCTCGATCCTCACCGGCGGCACGGCCGTGTTCGATAGCCTGGGCATCAAGCTCGAGGGCCTCAAGCTGAGCGACCTGGGCCGCGCGAAGAAGGTGATCGTCGACAAGGACAACACGACGATCATCGAGGGCGCCGGTTCGAGCTCGAACATCAAGGCCCGGATCGAGCAGATCCGCCGCGAGATCGAGATTTCGACCAGCGACTACGATCGCGAGAAGCTCGAAGAACGGCTGGCGAAGCTGGCCGGCGGCGTGGCCAAGGTCAACGTCGGCGCGGCCACCGAGAGCGAGATGAAGGAAAAGAAGGCGCGCGTCGAAGACGCACTGCACGCGACCCGTGCGGCCGTGGCCGAAGGCATTCTGCCGGGCGGCGGCGTGGCGCTCGTACGGGCCGTCGGTTCGCTCAAGCCGAAGGGCCTCACCCACGACGAAGAGGTGGGCTACAACATCGTGCTCAGGGCCTGCCGTGCTCCGCTGACGCAGATTGCCGCCAACGCCGGGCAGGACGGTAGCATCATCTGCGAGAAGGTCTTGGCCGGCGAAGCCAACTTTGGCTACAACGCCGCGACCGACAAGTTCGAGGACCTGGTCAAGGCCGGGATCATCGACCCGACGAAGGTGACGCGTACGGCGCTGCAAAACGCCGCCAGCGTGGCCACCTTGCTGCTGACCAGCGACGCGTTGATCGCCGACAAGCCCAAGAAGGACGCCAAGAAGGGCGGCGCCGGCCACGGCGGCGACTACGACGTGTATTAG
- a CDS encoding VTT domain-containing protein: protein MRDFFTASLIVVTAVLALPVLPLLVLGEGFEDRVSAWFSTTLPPAEFAGMVVAALAADVLIPIPSSFVSTLAGAKLGIGAATLVSWLGMTLGAFGGFALARAGGRPLLARLARPDDVARLEGLAERLGPSLLVATRAVPVLAEASVLLLGTTRLAWKRFAPPVVLANFGIALVYGILGALAMDYAVMAFALVGSIAVPVAATWLARRWLPRAAGER from the coding sequence ATGCGCGACTTTTTCACTGCCAGTCTGATTGTCGTCACGGCCGTCTTGGCCTTGCCGGTGCTGCCGCTGCTCGTCTTGGGCGAGGGATTCGAAGACCGGGTCTCGGCCTGGTTCAGCACGACACTGCCGCCGGCGGAGTTTGCCGGCATGGTCGTCGCGGCTCTGGCGGCCGACGTGCTCATCCCCATCCCCTCGAGCTTTGTCAGCACGCTCGCCGGGGCGAAGCTTGGCATCGGCGCCGCCACGCTCGTCTCGTGGTTAGGGATGACTCTGGGGGCGTTCGGTGGGTTTGCCCTGGCGCGCGCGGGCGGACGTCCGCTGCTGGCGCGCTTGGCTCGTCCCGACGACGTCGCCCGGCTCGAGGGCCTGGCCGAGCGCCTCGGGCCTAGTTTGCTCGTCGCCACGCGGGCCGTGCCCGTGCTGGCCGAGGCGAGCGTGCTCTTGCTGGGGACCACGCGGCTGGCGTGGAAACGATTCGCGCCGCCGGTCGTGCTGGCCAATTTCGGCATCGCCTTGGTGTATGGCATTTTGGGGGCCTTGGCGATGGACTATGCCGTGATGGCGTTTGCCTTGGTTGGTTCGATCGCCGTACCGGTTGCCGCCACCTGGCTGGCGCGGCGCTGGTTGCCCCGCGCGGCGGGCGAGCGTTAA
- the groES gene encoding co-chaperone GroES: MSTATKAKAKRAGGIRLQPLGDRVVVEREQREEKTAGGIVLPDTARDKPARGVVVSVGEGRLLDDGTRHALQVKVGDRVLFTSYAGDEFKIGDEELLLMREDDILAVIED, encoded by the coding sequence ATGTCGACTGCAACCAAGGCCAAGGCCAAGCGGGCCGGTGGAATCCGACTTCAGCCGTTGGGCGACCGGGTGGTCGTCGAGCGCGAGCAGCGCGAGGAGAAGACGGCCGGCGGGATCGTGCTGCCCGACACGGCGCGCGACAAGCCCGCCCGGGGCGTGGTGGTCAGCGTCGGCGAAGGTCGGCTGCTCGACGACGGCACGCGTCACGCGCTGCAGGTCAAGGTGGGCGACCGCGTGCTGTTCACTTCGTACGCCGGCGACGAATTCAAGATTGGCGACGAGGAGCTGCTGTTGATGCGCGAGGATGACATTCTCGCCGTGATTGAGGATTAG
- a CDS encoding DUF4349 domain-containing protein, whose amino-acid sequence MSRVADEPTAREASVAQPASADTLPGAPGATTPGETSSTGLSRKIIYNAEVELIVEDFAGVPERVVALVKQFEGYVADSSLRGASGMNRTGMWRIRIPVQRFEEFRTAAAGLGELMRSDVNSEDVSEEFYDAEARVRNKKKEEDRLLKLLEERPGNLEDVVAIERELSRVREEIERIEGRLRVLTDLTSLATVEIHIQEVRDYEPPQAPTLATRLRRSWEGSLEALSSTGELALIGFVGLLPWIPALAVPAVAIFWATRRIFRRFSRRHAKLD is encoded by the coding sequence ATGTCCCGGGTGGCCGACGAGCCCACTGCCCGCGAAGCCTCCGTGGCACAACCGGCCAGTGCCGACACGCTGCCCGGCGCGCCGGGTGCGACGACTCCGGGCGAAACCTCGTCCACCGGCCTCAGCCGCAAGATCATCTACAACGCCGAAGTCGAGTTGATCGTCGAGGACTTCGCCGGCGTGCCCGAGCGCGTCGTCGCCCTGGTCAAGCAGTTCGAAGGCTATGTGGCCGACAGCAGCCTGCGCGGGGCGTCGGGCATGAATCGCACCGGTATGTGGCGCATCCGGATTCCGGTGCAGCGCTTCGAAGAGTTTCGCACGGCCGCCGCGGGCCTGGGCGAGCTCATGCGCTCGGACGTGAACAGCGAAGACGTCAGCGAAGAGTTCTACGACGCGGAAGCGCGCGTCCGGAACAAGAAGAAGGAAGAAGATCGCTTGCTGAAGTTGCTCGAGGAACGCCCCGGCAACCTGGAGGACGTCGTCGCCATCGAGCGCGAATTGTCGCGGGTCCGCGAAGAGATCGAGCGCATCGAGGGGCGGCTGCGAGTGCTGACCGACCTCACCTCGTTGGCGACCGTCGAGATTCATATCCAGGAGGTGCGCGATTACGAACCGCCCCAGGCGCCAACCCTGGCCACCCGGTTGCGGCGATCCTGGGAAGGTTCGCTCGAGGCGCTGAGTTCGACCGGGGAGCTCGCGTTGATCGGATTCGTCGGCCTGCTGCCGTGGATACCGGCGCTCGCCGTGCCGGCCGTGGCGATTTTCTGGGCCACCCGCCGCATCTTTCGCCGCTTTTCGCGGCGCCACGCGAAGCTAGACTAG
- a CDS encoding transglutaminase-like domain-containing protein, producing MRQLALLFALFVFMTSPLFAADESAGDSPPAASAKRGPQLGEEQVQRFRLGMIITAQGGPCKGIIGTAPMPTDWPEQTVEIVEEDVSSFVDSVDYRVVAGTVKQMCVTVKQLPANEEARALMIVEVRRNALVAPDETDIYKIPEKLDRTFGLFLGASPGIEARNPKIKKLAKEITADHETAWDQVRALYDYVREKVEYVEGPFRGGLAALRNGKGDCEEMSSLFIALCRAHGVPARTVWVPGHCYPEFYLVDDQGAGYWFPCQAAGAAAFGGIPEHRPILQKGDNFRDPERPRESQRYLSEYLTGAGGKPKVKFVRELVSGAGK from the coding sequence ATGCGCCAGCTCGCTTTGTTGTTCGCCTTGTTCGTGTTCATGACGTCGCCCCTGTTCGCGGCGGACGAGTCCGCCGGCGACAGCCCACCGGCAGCCTCCGCAAAACGCGGCCCGCAGTTGGGCGAAGAACAAGTTCAACGGTTTCGCCTGGGCATGATCATCACCGCACAGGGTGGACCCTGCAAAGGCATCATCGGCACCGCGCCGATGCCGACCGACTGGCCCGAGCAGACGGTCGAGATCGTCGAGGAAGACGTCTCATCGTTCGTCGACTCGGTCGACTACCGGGTCGTGGCGGGCACCGTCAAGCAGATGTGCGTCACCGTCAAGCAATTGCCGGCCAACGAAGAGGCCCGTGCCCTGATGATCGTCGAGGTCCGCCGGAATGCGCTCGTCGCGCCGGATGAAACCGACATCTACAAGATTCCCGAGAAGCTCGACCGCACCTTCGGCCTGTTCCTGGGTGCCAGCCCCGGCATCGAGGCGCGTAACCCCAAGATCAAGAAGCTGGCCAAGGAGATTACGGCCGATCACGAAACGGCCTGGGACCAGGTGCGAGCACTCTACGACTACGTCCGCGAAAAGGTCGAGTATGTCGAAGGACCCTTTCGCGGAGGGCTGGCCGCGCTGCGCAACGGCAAAGGCGATTGCGAAGAGATGAGTTCGCTGTTCATCGCGCTGTGCCGGGCGCACGGTGTGCCGGCTCGCACTGTGTGGGTGCCGGGCCACTGTTACCCGGAGTTCTACCTGGTCGACGACCAGGGAGCGGGTTACTGGTTCCCGTGCCAGGCGGCGGGGGCCGCGGCCTTCGGCGGCATCCCCGAGCATCGCCCCATCTTGCAGAAGGGGGACAACTTCCGCGATCCGGAACGTCCCCGTGAAAGCCAGCGCTACTTGTCCGAGTATCTCACCGGCGCGGGCGGCAAGCCCAAGGTGAAGTTCGTCCGCGAACTCGTCAGCGGCGCCGGGAAATAG
- a CDS encoding YjhG/YagF family D-xylonate dehydratase, whose translation MSNQAAQFSIDEILGGAAADLYDVRTTAAGPQGSLPLDESMLRDWPSGDLFALAQNAGMGWPPAETIGPPFVLLSTQGGIRADDGRPVALGYHTGHWEVGLLVREAAAVLKAAGGVPHAAFVSDPCDGRTQGTPGMFDSLPYRNDAAQVFRRLVRSLPTRRGVLGVATCDKGLPAMMMALAGCGDLPSVLVPGGVTLPPAAGEDAGKIQSLGARFAHGEVTLEEAAELGCRACASPGGGCQFLGTAASSQVVGEALGLTLPHSALAPSGQPIWLDMARRSARALWELARRGVRGKDVLSEASLRNAMVVHAAMGGSTNLLLHIPAIAHAAGLRRPTVDDWIDVNRRTPRFVDVLPNGPVGHPTVRVFLAGGVPEVMLHLRALGLIELDAMTVAGRTWGQLLEWWENSPRRARLREVLRQRDGVDPDDVIMSPEVARARGLTSTVCFPRGNLAPDGSVIKSTAIDPRVVDADGVYRKTGPARVFIRESDAIAAIKGRGPSPIRPGDVLVLACRGPLGSGMEEIYQITSALKHLSWGREVAVVTDARFSGVSTGACIGHVGPEALAGGPIGRLQEGDLVQIVVDRVRLEGTVDLIGHRVDGQMRQFGPDEGSRVLAARPPRGDLAADPRLPADTRLWAALQAASGGVWGGCVFDVDQIERLLRR comes from the coding sequence ATGTCGAACCAGGCTGCGCAGTTTTCTATCGACGAGATTCTCGGTGGCGCGGCGGCCGACCTGTACGACGTGCGAACCACCGCCGCTGGTCCGCAAGGCAGCTTGCCGCTCGACGAAAGCATGCTGCGCGATTGGCCCAGCGGCGATTTGTTTGCCCTGGCGCAGAACGCCGGGATGGGCTGGCCACCGGCCGAGACGATCGGGCCGCCGTTCGTGCTGCTGAGTACGCAAGGAGGGATTCGCGCGGACGACGGCCGGCCGGTTGCCCTGGGCTATCACACGGGCCACTGGGAGGTCGGTCTGTTGGTGCGGGAAGCGGCCGCCGTGCTCAAGGCGGCAGGCGGCGTGCCGCATGCGGCATTCGTGTCGGACCCCTGCGACGGGCGCACGCAAGGCACCCCGGGCATGTTCGACAGCCTTCCCTATCGCAACGATGCGGCACAGGTTTTTCGCCGGCTGGTGCGTTCGCTGCCCACGCGCCGCGGAGTGCTGGGCGTGGCTACCTGTGACAAGGGCCTGCCCGCCATGATGATGGCCTTGGCCGGCTGTGGCGACTTGCCGAGCGTGTTGGTGCCCGGCGGAGTGACCCTGCCGCCGGCCGCAGGCGAAGACGCCGGCAAGATTCAATCGCTCGGCGCGCGGTTTGCGCACGGCGAAGTGACCTTGGAAGAGGCGGCCGAGTTGGGCTGCCGGGCCTGCGCATCTCCGGGGGGCGGCTGCCAGTTTCTCGGCACCGCGGCCAGTAGCCAGGTCGTGGGCGAAGCGCTGGGCCTGACCTTGCCGCACTCGGCGCTGGCTCCCTCGGGTCAGCCGATCTGGCTCGACATGGCGCGGCGCAGTGCCCGCGCACTGTGGGAGCTCGCGCGGCGCGGCGTGCGTGGCAAAGACGTGCTGAGCGAGGCTTCGCTGCGCAATGCGATGGTCGTGCATGCGGCGATGGGGGGCTCGACCAATCTGCTCTTGCACATCCCGGCGATTGCGCATGCGGCCGGATTGCGACGGCCCACGGTCGACGACTGGATCGACGTGAATCGCCGCACGCCGCGGTTTGTCGACGTGTTGCCCAACGGCCCGGTCGGGCATCCGACGGTGCGCGTGTTTCTGGCCGGAGGGGTGCCCGAGGTGATGCTGCACTTGCGCGCCCTGGGACTGATCGAGCTCGACGCCATGACCGTGGCCGGCCGCACCTGGGGTCAATTGCTCGAATGGTGGGAAAACTCGCCGCGCCGCGCGCGGCTGCGCGAAGTGCTCCGCCAGCGCGACGGTGTCGATCCGGACGACGTGATCATGTCGCCCGAGGTTGCCCGGGCGCGCGGGCTGACGAGCACCGTGTGTTTCCCGCGCGGCAATCTCGCGCCGGATGGTTCGGTGATCAAAAGCACGGCGATCGATCCGCGCGTGGTCGATGCCGATGGGGTCTATCGCAAGACGGGTCCGGCGCGCGTGTTCATCCGCGAAAGCGACGCGATCGCGGCCATCAAGGGGCGCGGGCCGTCGCCGATTCGCCCGGGCGATGTGCTGGTGCTCGCCTGCCGCGGACCTTTGGGTTCGGGCATGGAGGAGATCTACCAGATCACCTCGGCGCTGAAACACCTGAGCTGGGGACGCGAGGTGGCTGTGGTGACCGATGCCCGGTTCTCGGGCGTCAGCACCGGCGCATGCATCGGCCACGTGGGGCCCGAGGCCCTGGCCGGAGGGCCGATCGGCCGGTTGCAGGAGGGCGACCTGGTGCAAATCGTCGTGGACCGGGTCCGGCTGGAAGGCACGGTCGACTTGATCGGCCACAGGGTCGACGGCCAGATGCGTCAGTTCGGCCCCGACGAAGGATCGCGGGTCTTGGCGGCGCGCCCGCCACGGGGCGATCTGGCTGCCGACCCGAGGTTGCCGGCCGACACGCGGCTTTGGGCCGCGCTGCAAGCGGCGAGCGGCGGAGTCTGGGGGGGATGCGTTTTCGACGTCGATCAGATCGAGCGGCTGCTTCGCCGCTGA